In Blastopirellula sp. J2-11, a single genomic region encodes these proteins:
- a CDS encoding cytochrome P460 family protein translates to MRSLGRFLTISSLILVVLVLAGCPAGSNHESPATNQAAALVGDLSENPLEWNAITTQIDRHRSYMSTLYGNDPALAHAMSTEDAKIPADARFALVTWRQQADPNWFGAKIPGKVKSVEMVYWNQQPGAEDELTYLQLEGSPLQPSPHVSPSQADQRKRYITSLKAAVMP, encoded by the coding sequence ATGAGAAGCCTTGGGCGATTCCTGACAATTTCGTCACTGATTTTGGTCGTGCTCGTACTAGCCGGCTGTCCCGCAGGGAGCAATCATGAATCGCCGGCGACCAATCAAGCAGCCGCTCTGGTTGGCGATCTCTCTGAGAATCCCCTGGAGTGGAACGCGATCACCACGCAAATTGATCGTCATCGTAGTTATATGTCGACGCTGTATGGGAATGATCCGGCGCTGGCGCACGCGATGTCGACTGAGGATGCGAAGATTCCTGCCGATGCGAGATTTGCGCTGGTAACCTGGCGCCAGCAAGCCGATCCCAATTGGTTTGGCGCCAAGATTCCTGGCAAAGTAAAGAGCGTCGAGATGGTTTACTGGAACCAGCAACCTGGCGCAGAAGACGAGTTAACGTACCTCCAACTGGAGGGCTCTCCACTCCAACCATCGCCCCATGTATCTCCGAGCCAAGCCGATCAGCGCAAACGATACATTACCTCTCTCAAAGCGGCCGTCATGCCGTAA
- a CDS encoding protein kinase domain-containing protein gives MTIDERVYSLLDEILESGQSPEEACAACPELLSLVKTQLEKYHRVEAHLEALLPEPPTELPLDAKTLAAKWDELPTIPGYEVQEVLGRGGMGVVYKARQINLNRPVALKMLLTGAYASRVEILRFIREAESVAALHHASITQIYDVGEVDGLPYFTMEYVSGGNLAQKCGNQPQPLRWAAEMVAMLARALQTAHQAGIIHRDLKPANILLTDTGQPKITDFGLARRLDADFTLTLTGARMGTPSYMAPEQVLGKKDSVGTAIDVYALGAMLYELISGRPPFRANSVAELERQLVSDEPNPPRRLNINVPQDLETICLKCLQKDPHRRYASALDLAEDLERFLRYEPILARPISQVEYAWRWVRHNPALAGLLICLVAFTGLLAGEVLREWSLANGRNAEKSRLTARMQSAIQLEQQGRYPEARAILGRLGDGGFDDLRQRINQSLDDLNFVEELDLIGLNRSSVLDNHYDLRFNLAKADAAYEQLFAAMRVAKPFDDPQTVAVRIRGADIKQPLIAALDDWSVCTNDHARRDWILEVVRRADSDTTGWRDRARDPRGWNDAENLAQLSRIESMANLSVELLRAIADRMDEANIDSTEFRSRVQQTHPADFLANFTLADALRESDPHESIRYYQAALAIRPVSAPVRNNLALALAAVQREEEAIACLESAMQIDARFVPALVNRGILLRSQGQSKEAFRTFQQVLLLAPRDAFTYYQLGLTHQAAGESKQAIQAFDKAIQCDSEFTIAQFALIDAMIAADQQDSAADLIRQLLSTSTDPADILSLRQRLSNLSNSREETAEKP, from the coding sequence ATGACCATCGACGAACGAGTCTATTCGCTGCTCGATGAAATTTTGGAATCGGGGCAGAGCCCTGAAGAGGCATGCGCCGCATGTCCCGAGTTGTTGTCACTCGTGAAAACGCAACTTGAGAAATATCATCGCGTCGAAGCACATCTTGAAGCACTGCTTCCCGAGCCGCCTACCGAACTGCCGCTCGATGCGAAAACGCTAGCCGCCAAATGGGATGAGTTGCCGACAATCCCTGGTTATGAAGTGCAAGAGGTGCTGGGACGCGGCGGAATGGGGGTCGTTTACAAGGCGCGGCAGATCAATCTCAACCGCCCTGTCGCGCTGAAAATGCTGCTGACCGGTGCATATGCTAGTCGTGTGGAAATTTTGCGGTTCATTCGTGAAGCGGAATCGGTCGCTGCATTACATCACGCAAGTATTACGCAGATCTATGACGTGGGTGAAGTTGACGGGCTACCCTACTTCACTATGGAGTACGTCAGCGGCGGCAACCTTGCGCAAAAATGCGGCAATCAACCGCAACCATTGCGTTGGGCGGCCGAAATGGTCGCTATGTTGGCGCGTGCGTTGCAGACGGCCCATCAAGCGGGAATCATCCATCGTGATTTGAAGCCTGCCAATATTTTGCTGACCGATACCGGTCAGCCGAAGATCACCGATTTTGGTTTGGCTCGCCGACTAGACGCTGACTTTACGTTGACGCTTACGGGCGCACGGATGGGAACGCCATCGTATATGGCGCCAGAACAAGTGCTGGGCAAAAAAGATTCGGTCGGCACTGCGATCGATGTCTATGCATTGGGCGCGATGTTGTACGAATTGATTTCAGGTCGACCGCCGTTTCGAGCCAATTCGGTCGCCGAATTGGAACGCCAACTCGTCTCTGATGAACCTAATCCACCGCGACGTTTAAACATCAACGTTCCCCAAGACTTGGAGACGATCTGTCTAAAATGCCTACAGAAAGATCCTCATCGGCGCTACGCTTCGGCGTTGGACTTAGCGGAAGACCTGGAACGCTTTTTACGATACGAGCCGATCCTGGCCAGACCGATCAGCCAAGTCGAATATGCCTGGCGATGGGTGCGCCACAATCCGGCGCTCGCCGGTTTGTTGATCTGTCTGGTCGCTTTTACAGGACTATTAGCGGGGGAAGTCTTACGTGAGTGGTCGCTTGCGAACGGACGCAACGCCGAAAAGTCACGCTTGACCGCCCGGATGCAATCCGCGATTCAATTAGAGCAGCAAGGCCGCTATCCAGAAGCGCGGGCGATTCTGGGGCGTTTGGGAGATGGCGGTTTCGACGACTTACGGCAACGAATCAATCAATCACTCGATGATTTGAACTTTGTCGAGGAACTTGACTTGATAGGTCTCAATCGTAGTTCGGTCCTCGATAATCACTACGATCTACGTTTTAATTTGGCCAAAGCCGATGCAGCGTACGAACAGCTTTTTGCGGCGATGAGAGTCGCCAAGCCGTTTGACGATCCGCAAACGGTCGCCGTTCGAATTCGGGGCGCGGATATCAAACAACCTCTGATCGCAGCGCTGGACGACTGGTCTGTTTGTACGAATGATCATGCGCGGCGTGACTGGATTCTCGAAGTGGTTCGTCGCGCCGATTCGGATACGACCGGTTGGCGCGATCGCGCGCGAGATCCGCGCGGCTGGAACGACGCTGAAAATCTCGCTCAACTCTCGCGCATTGAATCGATGGCCAATTTGTCGGTCGAGTTGTTGCGTGCGATCGCCGATCGGATGGACGAAGCGAACATCGATTCGACGGAATTTCGCAGCCGAGTTCAGCAGACGCATCCTGCTGACTTCCTGGCGAACTTCACCTTGGCGGATGCGCTGCGCGAATCGGATCCCCACGAATCGATTCGCTACTACCAGGCAGCGCTGGCGATTCGTCCCGTTTCGGCTCCCGTACGCAATAATTTGGCGCTGGCGCTCGCGGCGGTGCAGCGCGAGGAGGAAGCGATCGCCTGCTTAGAATCGGCGATGCAGATTGATGCGAGATTTGTTCCGGCGCTTGTTAACCGCGGAATTCTCTTGCGATCACAAGGCCAATCCAAAGAGGCGTTTCGCACTTTTCAGCAAGTGCTGTTGCTTGCTCCCCGTGATGCGTTCACCTACTATCAACTCGGTCTAACGCATCAGGCGGCGGGCGAGTCGAAGCAGGCGATTCAAGCGTTTGACAAAGCGATTCAATGCGATTCGGAATTCACCATCGCACAGTTCGCTTTGATCGATGCAATGATCGCCGCCGATCAGCAAGATTCGGCGGCCGACTTGATACGTCAATTGTTGTCAACGTCGACCGATCCCGCTGACATTTTGAGCTTGCGGCAGCGATTGAGCAATCTCTCCAATTCTCGCGAAGAAACCG
- a CDS encoding sigma-70 family RNA polymerase sigma factor, with protein sequence MTGDQTTMAVQQYLHELAQMQGRSMAEPVIRDLIARSVQRLHMLCQSMLVRSYPRLMQPPLNLQADEMLSSVVDRLMKAMREVRPDNVRQFFALANQHMRWELNDLARRLDNNALAVELNEAFVAAPESSGSQLSVTAVRILTAIDDLPEAEREVFSLVRIQGMQQTEAAEILDVSTKTVQRRLNRAIMMLSEILNDLDPGAAPTE encoded by the coding sequence ATGACCGGTGATCAGACGACGATGGCGGTGCAACAGTACCTGCACGAACTTGCGCAGATGCAGGGACGTTCGATGGCCGAACCGGTGATTCGCGATCTCATTGCGCGATCGGTTCAGCGGTTGCATATGCTTTGCCAAAGCATGCTGGTTCGCAGTTACCCTCGCTTGATGCAACCGCCGTTGAATTTGCAGGCGGATGAAATGCTCAGTTCGGTAGTCGACCGGCTGATGAAAGCGATGCGTGAAGTACGTCCCGACAATGTTCGTCAATTCTTCGCATTGGCGAATCAGCATATGCGTTGGGAATTGAATGATTTGGCGCGCCGCTTAGATAACAATGCGTTGGCGGTTGAACTGAACGAAGCGTTTGTCGCGGCGCCAGAAAGCAGCGGTTCGCAACTCAGCGTCACAGCCGTGCGCATTCTGACGGCGATCGACGATCTTCCTGAAGCGGAACGAGAAGTGTTTAGTTTGGTCCGAATTCAAGGGATGCAGCAGACCGAAGCGGCCGAGATTCTGGATGTATCGACCAAGACGGTGCAACGACGACTTAACCGCGCAATCATGATGTTGAGTGAAATTCTCAATGACCTGGATCCCGGCGCAGCGCCGACGGAATAG
- a CDS encoding heme-binding domain-containing protein, translating to MGLKVRTPKWRRSAWIVGGSLGVLFLVLQLFRPHLSNPPVIAEIAVPSRVRDILRKSCYDCHSNETKLAWFDQIAPASWIVANDVSEGRRYLNFSEIGELPAEKQQGILFEAINQIELGAMPLRGYRWLHPHNAVSADDLVTLKDYLISTSPQTIAGASERKATSDQWAAWSDSHVRPEVAPAPNGIPFFSDYKTWTAISTTDRWDNQTMRVVLGNEIAVNAIRQRNITPWPDGAAFAKVAWAQDSDGSGNVQAGEFKQIEFMIKGAVKYADTNGWGWARWLGTELKPYGDNAQFSGQCIRCHTPVKNRDFVFTIPLETSR from the coding sequence ATGGGCTTAAAAGTGAGAACGCCAAAGTGGCGAAGATCGGCTTGGATCGTCGGCGGATCGCTGGGCGTCCTGTTTTTGGTTTTGCAGTTGTTCCGCCCTCATCTGAGTAATCCGCCGGTCATCGCCGAGATCGCCGTTCCATCGCGAGTGAGAGATATCTTACGGAAGTCTTGTTACGATTGTCACTCTAACGAGACGAAGCTTGCCTGGTTTGACCAGATAGCGCCTGCTAGTTGGATCGTTGCAAATGACGTTAGCGAAGGTCGCCGGTATCTGAACTTCTCCGAGATCGGAGAACTTCCGGCGGAGAAGCAACAAGGGATCTTATTTGAAGCGATCAATCAAATCGAACTGGGGGCGATGCCGCTGCGCGGCTATCGCTGGCTACATCCCCACAATGCGGTTTCGGCAGATGATTTAGTGACACTGAAGGATTATCTGATTTCGACCAGCCCACAAACGATCGCCGGCGCTTCAGAAAGAAAGGCGACCAGTGATCAATGGGCGGCATGGTCAGATTCTCACGTTCGTCCAGAAGTAGCTCCCGCTCCCAACGGAATACCGTTCTTCTCCGACTACAAGACTTGGACAGCAATCAGCACCACCGATCGTTGGGACAACCAAACGATGCGCGTCGTTCTGGGCAATGAGATTGCCGTCAACGCGATCCGTCAGCGAAACATCACCCCCTGGCCAGATGGAGCCGCGTTCGCCAAAGTCGCCTGGGCGCAAGATTCGGACGGTAGCGGTAACGTCCAGGCAGGCGAATTCAAACAGATCGAGTTTATGATCAAAGGCGCCGTCAAGTATGCGGACACAAACGGCTGGGGTTGGGCGCGATGGCTCGGTACCGAGTTAAAGCCGTACGGTGATAACGCTCAATTCTCTGGCCAATGCATTCGCTGTCACACACCGGTCAAAAACCGTGACTTCGTATTCACCATTCCCTTGGAGACGAGCCGATGA